The Ictalurus furcatus strain D&B chromosome 5, Billie_1.0, whole genome shotgun sequence genome includes a region encoding these proteins:
- the zgc:136971 gene encoding S9 family peptidase isoform X1, whose amino-acid sequence MMMKMMEEGVIRDVFKSYNRYPVPVSAFITTEKGIGSDTKNQNLTISTEWSQCDVDRGVRLRFSQHWNLQCNEYTLEKFVCLGPSIHTHGELLSSRSPFGLRRAVIRDGVGHQYLEVWGCGGLEKSLDLTALNKHGKVYEDGTEAFFCTTLPLFYCFAGVINLGCWFYGVIYLYVFVYLAHFACLVWSPCEGRLLYIAEKRREGSSANDSGSLSVLEEEDKNAYVEDWGEGLVGKSAPVLCVANLTKGEVNICPGVPRHVSPGQALWTGDGKAVIFVGWWHEPFRLGLKFCSNRRSAVFSIDLKGNSELLSCDSGSVMSPRLSPDSLWLVYLQGQVFGPHQQCLRMMLYDMKNRTTSVLVDVVRRAEKGQFTGVYEPLALHCWSSDSERIFFSSACENNKMLYSVERRTGTVTPVQDTAWNEFGSVKLLAVIKDLMVMSCSAPNHPPSLKVGFVPDGKHVQSVQWSHLGGANTYENFDWESMIITPTPEEENHQFSGISFGAMLLKPARSFKAVKFPLVVFIHGGPHSHFAAEWNVTAAALTKLGFAVLMVNYRGSTGFGQDAIDSLLGNIGGQDVKDVQRAVLHVLQSNKTLDPDRVAVMGGSHGGFLACHLIGQYPEFYRACAARNPVINAATLLGTSDIIDWRYSSVGLEYSFDQLPTSQALTTMLDKSPIVHAAQIRTPVLLMLGGKDKRVSPYQGLELYKALKSRNSPVRLLWYDSEGHSLSKVETQSDCFLNVALWFKQHLNMN is encoded by the exons atgatgatgaagatgatggaggAGGGTGTGATCAGAGATGTGTTCAAAAGCTACAACAGATATCCTGTTCCTGTGTCTGCCTTCATCACTACTGAAAAAGGCATCGGGTCTGACACCAAGAACCAGAATCTCACTATAAGCACTG AGTGGAGTCAGTGTGATGTTGACCGAGGCGTTAGATTGCGCTTTAGTCAGCACTGGAATCTTCAATGTAATGAATATACTCTGGAAAAGTTTGTGTGTCTGGGAccctctatacacacacatggaga GCTGCTTAGTAGCCGTTCCCCCTTTGGATTACGCAGAGCGGTCATCCGAGATGGTGTGGGGCATCAGTACCTTGAG GTATGGGGCTGCGGTGGACTGGAGAAAAGCTTAGACCTTACAGCCCTGAACAAACACGGAAAAGTCTATGAAGATGGTACGGAGGCCTTCTTTTGCACAACTCTTCCcctgttttattgttttgctgGAGTTATTAATTTGGGCTGTTGGTTTTATGGTGtcatttatttgtatgtatttgtgtatttagcACACTTTGCATGTCTAGTTTGGTCACCATGTGAGGGAAGGTTACTTTACATAGCAGAGAAGAGGAGGGAGGGGTCATCAGCCAATGACAGTGGGAGTTTGAGTGTGCTTGAAGAAGAG gataAGAATGCGTATGTGGAAGATTGGGGCGAGGGTCTGGTTGGTAAAAGTGCCCCAGTGTTGTGTGTAGCAAATCTAACTAAAGGAGAAGTGAACATATGTCCTGGAGTCCCACGTCATGTGTCACCTGGACAG GCCTTGTGGACAGGCGACGGCAAGGCCGTGATCTTCGTGGGCTGGTGGCATGAACCCTTCCGACTGGGCCTGAAGTTCTGTTCCAATCGGAG GTCAGCTGTCTTCTCTATTGACTTGAAAGGAAATTCTG AGCTCCTGTCATGTGATTCCGGCTCGGTGATGAGTCCTCGACTGAGTCCAGACTCTCTTTGGCTGGTCTATCTGCAGGGACAAGTGTTCGGCCCACATCAACAATGTCTCCGCATGATGCTG taTGACATGAAGAACAGAACTACCTCAGTGTTGGTGGATGTAGTGAGAAGAGCAGAGAAAG GTCAGTTTACGGGTGTGTATGAACCTCTTGCTCTTCACTGCTGGTCGTCAGACAGTGAGAGAATCTTCTTCAGCAGTGCCTGTGAAAACAACAAG ATGCTGTACTCTGTGGAGAGACGAACCGGAACAGTAACACCTGTGCAGGACActgcgt GGAACGAGTTTGGGAGTGTCAAGCTGTTAGCAGTAATCAAAGACCTGATGGTGATGTCCTGCTCTGCTCCTAATCACCCACCTAGCCTG AAGGTAGGGTTTGTACCTGATGGAAAGCATGTACAGAGTGTACAGTGGTCTCACCTGGGTGGAGCCAATACATACGAGAACTTTGATTGGGAGTCGATGATAATCACTCCCACACCAGAAGAGGAAAACCATCAGTTCT ctGGCATAAGTTTTGGCGCCATGCTGTTGAAACCAGCAAGGTCTTTCAAAGCTGTGAAGTTTCCTCTGGTTGTCTTCATACATG gcggGCCTCATTCTCATTTTGCTGCTGAATGGAACGTCACTGCTGCAGCTTTGACTAAACTGGGTTTCGCTGTGCTCATGG TTAACTATAGAGGTTCCACTGGTTTTGGTCAAGACGCTATCGATTCTCTCCTTGGAAACATCGGTGGTCAGGATGTCAAAGACGTGCAG AGGGCTGTGCTGCATGTCCTGCAGAGTAACAAGACCCTTGATCCTGATAGGGTGGCTGTGATGGGTGGGTCTCATGGTGGATTCCTGGCGTgtcatctgattggtcagtatcCAGAGTTCTACAGAGCATGTGCAGCACGGAACCCCGTCATCAACGCGGCCACACTGCTCGGGACCAGTGACATCATTGACTG GAGATATTCCTCTGTAGGTCTGGAATACAGCTTTGACCAGCTGCCCACTTCACAAGCCCTGACAACCATGCTGGACAAATCACCTATAGTGCATGCAgcgcag aTCCGCACCCCAGTCTTGCTTATGTTAGGTGGGAAGGATAAGAGAGTGTCGCCTTATCAAGGTCTGGAGCTTTACAAAGCCCTCAAGAGTAGGAACTCACCTGTCAG gctgTTATGGTATGACAGTGAGGGCCATTCCCTGTCTAAAGTGGAAACTCAGTCAGACTGTTTCCTCAATGTTGCACTATGGTTCAAACAGCATTTAAACATGAACTGA
- the zgc:136971 gene encoding S9 family peptidase isoform X2 encodes MMMKMMEEGVIRDVFKSYNRYPVPVSAFITTEKGIGSDTKNQNLTISTEWSQCDVDRGVRLRFSQHWNLQCNEYTLEKFVCLGPSIHTHGELLSSRSPFGLRRAVIRDGVGHQYLEVWGCGGLEKSLDLTALNKHGKVYEDAHFACLVWSPCEGRLLYIAEKRREGSSANDSGSLSVLEEEDKNAYVEDWGEGLVGKSAPVLCVANLTKGEVNICPGVPRHVSPGQALWTGDGKAVIFVGWWHEPFRLGLKFCSNRRSAVFSIDLKGNSELLSCDSGSVMSPRLSPDSLWLVYLQGQVFGPHQQCLRMMLYDMKNRTTSVLVDVVRRAEKGQFTGVYEPLALHCWSSDSERIFFSSACENNKMLYSVERRTGTVTPVQDTAWNEFGSVKLLAVIKDLMVMSCSAPNHPPSLKVGFVPDGKHVQSVQWSHLGGANTYENFDWESMIITPTPEEENHQFSGISFGAMLLKPARSFKAVKFPLVVFIHGGPHSHFAAEWNVTAAALTKLGFAVLMVNYRGSTGFGQDAIDSLLGNIGGQDVKDVQRAVLHVLQSNKTLDPDRVAVMGGSHGGFLACHLIGQYPEFYRACAARNPVINAATLLGTSDIIDWRYSSVGLEYSFDQLPTSQALTTMLDKSPIVHAAQIRTPVLLMLGGKDKRVSPYQGLELYKALKSRNSPVRLLWYDSEGHSLSKVETQSDCFLNVALWFKQHLNMN; translated from the exons atgatgatgaagatgatggaggAGGGTGTGATCAGAGATGTGTTCAAAAGCTACAACAGATATCCTGTTCCTGTGTCTGCCTTCATCACTACTGAAAAAGGCATCGGGTCTGACACCAAGAACCAGAATCTCACTATAAGCACTG AGTGGAGTCAGTGTGATGTTGACCGAGGCGTTAGATTGCGCTTTAGTCAGCACTGGAATCTTCAATGTAATGAATATACTCTGGAAAAGTTTGTGTGTCTGGGAccctctatacacacacatggaga GCTGCTTAGTAGCCGTTCCCCCTTTGGATTACGCAGAGCGGTCATCCGAGATGGTGTGGGGCATCAGTACCTTGAG GTATGGGGCTGCGGTGGACTGGAGAAAAGCTTAGACCTTACAGCCCTGAACAAACACGGAAAAGTCTATGAAGATG cACACTTTGCATGTCTAGTTTGGTCACCATGTGAGGGAAGGTTACTTTACATAGCAGAGAAGAGGAGGGAGGGGTCATCAGCCAATGACAGTGGGAGTTTGAGTGTGCTTGAAGAAGAG gataAGAATGCGTATGTGGAAGATTGGGGCGAGGGTCTGGTTGGTAAAAGTGCCCCAGTGTTGTGTGTAGCAAATCTAACTAAAGGAGAAGTGAACATATGTCCTGGAGTCCCACGTCATGTGTCACCTGGACAG GCCTTGTGGACAGGCGACGGCAAGGCCGTGATCTTCGTGGGCTGGTGGCATGAACCCTTCCGACTGGGCCTGAAGTTCTGTTCCAATCGGAG GTCAGCTGTCTTCTCTATTGACTTGAAAGGAAATTCTG AGCTCCTGTCATGTGATTCCGGCTCGGTGATGAGTCCTCGACTGAGTCCAGACTCTCTTTGGCTGGTCTATCTGCAGGGACAAGTGTTCGGCCCACATCAACAATGTCTCCGCATGATGCTG taTGACATGAAGAACAGAACTACCTCAGTGTTGGTGGATGTAGTGAGAAGAGCAGAGAAAG GTCAGTTTACGGGTGTGTATGAACCTCTTGCTCTTCACTGCTGGTCGTCAGACAGTGAGAGAATCTTCTTCAGCAGTGCCTGTGAAAACAACAAG ATGCTGTACTCTGTGGAGAGACGAACCGGAACAGTAACACCTGTGCAGGACActgcgt GGAACGAGTTTGGGAGTGTCAAGCTGTTAGCAGTAATCAAAGACCTGATGGTGATGTCCTGCTCTGCTCCTAATCACCCACCTAGCCTG AAGGTAGGGTTTGTACCTGATGGAAAGCATGTACAGAGTGTACAGTGGTCTCACCTGGGTGGAGCCAATACATACGAGAACTTTGATTGGGAGTCGATGATAATCACTCCCACACCAGAAGAGGAAAACCATCAGTTCT ctGGCATAAGTTTTGGCGCCATGCTGTTGAAACCAGCAAGGTCTTTCAAAGCTGTGAAGTTTCCTCTGGTTGTCTTCATACATG gcggGCCTCATTCTCATTTTGCTGCTGAATGGAACGTCACTGCTGCAGCTTTGACTAAACTGGGTTTCGCTGTGCTCATGG TTAACTATAGAGGTTCCACTGGTTTTGGTCAAGACGCTATCGATTCTCTCCTTGGAAACATCGGTGGTCAGGATGTCAAAGACGTGCAG AGGGCTGTGCTGCATGTCCTGCAGAGTAACAAGACCCTTGATCCTGATAGGGTGGCTGTGATGGGTGGGTCTCATGGTGGATTCCTGGCGTgtcatctgattggtcagtatcCAGAGTTCTACAGAGCATGTGCAGCACGGAACCCCGTCATCAACGCGGCCACACTGCTCGGGACCAGTGACATCATTGACTG GAGATATTCCTCTGTAGGTCTGGAATACAGCTTTGACCAGCTGCCCACTTCACAAGCCCTGACAACCATGCTGGACAAATCACCTATAGTGCATGCAgcgcag aTCCGCACCCCAGTCTTGCTTATGTTAGGTGGGAAGGATAAGAGAGTGTCGCCTTATCAAGGTCTGGAGCTTTACAAAGCCCTCAAGAGTAGGAACTCACCTGTCAG gctgTTATGGTATGACAGTGAGGGCCATTCCCTGTCTAAAGTGGAAACTCAGTCAGACTGTTTCCTCAATGTTGCACTATGGTTCAAACAGCATTTAAACATGAACTGA